The following are encoded together in the Iodobacter fluviatilis genome:
- a CDS encoding ABC transporter ATP-binding protein — protein sequence MSERKQAISLLNKAALPERRHLWLGLFFLICAALLEAAGPLLGKAFIDQYLLPKVLNWPEIFMLLGGALACGWAASILRYWQLLRLAGVAMRSVKRLREQVYSHVLALPMAFFDKAITGQLVSRVTNDTESVKALYVQVLFVMLDSLIVVLGTLAAMAWLNWRLMLIVLILIPAVVLIVWLYQRWSAPSVTKARQLRSDINAQMAESIAGMSVVQATNSEQRFSARFEKTNHSLYAARMAELRANAWLLRPALDFLNVALLATVIWMFGRQSFSGLEIGVLYAFVSYIARVVEPLIQITMQFSQIQQAVVSAARVNVLLSEKQATNGEGVGAISNGAVQFKDVAFGYDAKHPVLHDLSLNIPAGAFYGIVGHTGSGKSTLLSLLLRFYTPQAGKIEIDGFPLLEIGDAAFRAGVGLVPQDPFLLAASARDNIDMGRNLSFEEIQAAAIAANVHELILSLENGYDTDMGESGTRLSTGQKQLIAIARALAGKPRILLLDEATSHIDSETEQIVQQALSRLHGKVTMISIAHRLSTIRDADQIIVLNHGRIAEKGHHDQLMRIDRGIYQRLYLLQQLDTVV from the coding sequence ATGAGCGAACGTAAGCAAGCTATTTCACTGCTTAATAAGGCCGCGCTGCCGGAGCGCCGCCATTTGTGGCTGGGATTGTTTTTTCTGATCTGTGCTGCGCTACTAGAAGCCGCTGGGCCTTTGCTTGGCAAGGCGTTTATCGATCAGTACTTATTGCCCAAAGTTTTAAACTGGCCAGAGATTTTTATGCTGCTCGGCGGTGCGCTAGCCTGCGGCTGGGCAGCGTCTATCTTGAGATACTGGCAGTTGCTGCGCCTTGCTGGTGTGGCGATGCGCTCGGTAAAACGCTTGCGTGAGCAGGTTTATAGCCATGTGCTGGCGCTACCCATGGCGTTTTTTGATAAAGCCATCACCGGCCAACTGGTTAGCCGCGTGACCAACGATACCGAATCGGTTAAAGCACTCTATGTGCAGGTACTGTTTGTGATGCTAGACAGCCTAATTGTGGTGCTCGGCACGTTGGCGGCTATGGCGTGGCTAAACTGGCGCTTAATGCTGATCGTACTGATTTTGATTCCTGCCGTGGTTCTGATTGTGTGGCTGTATCAGCGCTGGAGCGCGCCTTCGGTCACCAAAGCGCGCCAATTACGCAGCGATATCAATGCACAAATGGCCGAATCCATCGCGGGAATGAGCGTAGTACAAGCAACGAACTCTGAGCAACGCTTTAGCGCGCGCTTTGAAAAAACCAACCACAGCCTCTACGCCGCCCGTATGGCCGAGCTGCGTGCCAACGCTTGGCTGCTGCGCCCTGCGCTGGATTTCTTAAACGTGGCGCTGCTTGCCACTGTAATCTGGATGTTTGGCCGGCAAAGCTTCAGCGGGCTAGAAATTGGTGTGCTGTACGCCTTTGTTAGCTATATCGCCCGCGTAGTGGAGCCACTGATTCAGATCACCATGCAATTTAGCCAGATTCAGCAAGCGGTAGTGTCTGCTGCCCGTGTGAATGTGCTGCTGAGTGAAAAACAAGCCACCAACGGGGAAGGCGTAGGCGCGATCAGTAACGGCGCAGTGCAGTTTAAAGACGTCGCCTTTGGTTATGACGCCAAGCACCCAGTGCTACACGATCTATCCCTGAATATTCCAGCCGGTGCGTTCTACGGCATTGTGGGCCACACCGGCAGCGGTAAATCCACCCTGCTCTCTTTACTACTACGCTTTTATACGCCGCAAGCTGGCAAGATCGAAATCGATGGGTTTCCACTATTAGAAATTGGCGATGCGGCTTTTCGGGCGGGGGTGGGCTTAGTGCCACAAGACCCTTTCCTGCTGGCCGCCAGCGCACGCGACAATATCGATATGGGCCGTAATCTCAGCTTTGAAGAAATTCAAGCCGCTGCCATCGCCGCCAATGTTCATGAGCTGATTTTAAGCCTAGAAAATGGTTACGACACCGATATGGGCGAGAGTGGCACACGGCTATCTACCGGGCAAAAACAGCTGATCGCCATCGCCCGCGCACTGGCTGGCAAGCCGCGCATCCTGCTGCTGGATGAAGCCACCTCGCATATCGATAGCGAAACCGAGCAAATCGTCCAGCAAGCTTTATCTCGCCTGCACGGTAAAGTCACCATGATCTCCATCGCCCACCGCCTATCTACCATCCGCGATGCAGATCAAATCATCGTACTGAATCATGGCCGCATCGCAGAAAAAGGCCACCACGACCAGCTGATGCGGATAGATCGCGGTATCTACCAACGACTGTATCTCTTGCAGCAACTAGATACGGTGGTTTAA
- a CDS encoding ABC transporter ATP-binding protein, with amino-acid sequence MTLFKLLGDFVRRHWHAYILAALMLFAVAVLTVWIPRQVGQMIDGLVNKSLTPDLLLWQLAGLVAMGLTIYFLRVGWRLQLFTAAYRLGIELRVQLYQKLAAQGPAFYHRQRTGDLMARGTNDIDAVEMAAGEAMLAGFDGSMTLILVLAMMTLGIDWRLAAVALLPFPLMALGFWRLSRQVHQASTDSLERFSALNDHVQETLAGVRTLRALGLEGRNSKVLSDLAANAAKASLDAQRWEAAFEPVVGMTLTAASVLTLSLGGYLVWHNELSIGALTSFSMYLGQLIWPMFAAGWVLSLLERGKAAWARLDPLLSQPLTVDDHGIVEAAPSGLLNFDAIEFTYPEQNHAALAGISLTLAAGQTLALVGPTGSGKSTLLRMLLRQYHPQSGAVRWNGVNVEDYKLQQLRGSMSWVPQESFLFSASVAENIALIKPDATQAEIEHVAKLAAVHDDILRLPDGYATPVGEKGVSLSGGQRQRVAIARALLSDAPLLLLDDALSAVDTQTETQILDHLRDAKQGRSMIIVSHRLSAVVDANHIAVLKHGKVVESGKHQELIEQDGWYASQWRYQQLEASLEE; translated from the coding sequence ATGACGCTGTTTAAATTATTGGGCGACTTTGTCCGCCGCCATTGGCATGCCTATATTTTGGCGGCACTGATGCTCTTTGCTGTAGCCGTGCTCACGGTATGGATTCCACGCCAAGTGGGCCAAATGATTGATGGCTTAGTCAATAAATCGCTGACGCCTGATTTACTGCTATGGCAACTGGCTGGTTTGGTTGCCATGGGGCTAACCATCTACTTTTTACGCGTAGGCTGGCGTTTGCAGCTGTTTACAGCGGCCTACCGTCTAGGCATTGAGCTGCGGGTGCAGCTTTACCAAAAGCTAGCTGCTCAAGGCCCGGCTTTTTATCATCGTCAGCGCACCGGCGATTTAATGGCACGCGGCACCAATGATATCGACGCGGTAGAAATGGCTGCGGGTGAAGCCATGCTGGCCGGTTTTGATGGCTCGATGACGCTGATCCTGGTGCTGGCCATGATGACACTGGGCATAGACTGGCGCTTAGCCGCCGTTGCCCTGCTGCCTTTCCCGCTGATGGCGCTTGGCTTTTGGCGACTATCGCGCCAAGTGCATCAGGCTTCTACTGATTCGCTGGAACGCTTTTCGGCCCTCAACGATCATGTGCAAGAAACACTGGCAGGGGTAAGAACGCTGCGCGCACTGGGTTTAGAGGGACGAAACAGCAAGGTGCTCTCTGACTTGGCGGCCAACGCGGCCAAAGCCAGCCTAGATGCACAACGCTGGGAAGCGGCCTTTGAGCCAGTCGTTGGCATGACGCTCACCGCCGCCAGCGTATTAACACTGTCTTTAGGCGGCTATTTGGTTTGGCACAATGAGCTAAGCATTGGTGCACTAACCAGCTTTAGCATGTATCTGGGCCAACTGATCTGGCCAATGTTTGCTGCGGGCTGGGTGCTCTCCCTCTTAGAGCGCGGCAAGGCAGCGTGGGCACGGCTTGATCCGCTGTTAAGCCAGCCACTGACTGTAGACGATCATGGCATCGTTGAAGCCGCACCCAGTGGCTTACTCAATTTTGATGCCATTGAATTTACTTACCCAGAACAAAACCACGCCGCACTAGCAGGTATTTCTCTCACCCTTGCTGCGGGGCAAACACTGGCGCTGGTTGGCCCAACCGGCTCGGGTAAATCTACCCTGCTGCGTATGCTGCTGCGCCAGTACCATCCTCAAAGCGGCGCAGTGCGTTGGAACGGCGTTAATGTTGAAGACTATAAGCTGCAGCAGTTGCGCGGCAGCATGAGCTGGGTACCGCAGGAGTCGTTTTTATTCTCGGCCTCAGTCGCAGAAAACATTGCCTTGATTAAACCAGACGCCACGCAAGCAGAGATCGAGCATGTCGCCAAGCTGGCTGCGGTGCACGACGATATCCTGCGCTTGCCGGATGGATATGCCACGCCAGTCGGTGAAAAAGGCGTGTCACTTTCAGGTGGACAGCGCCAGCGCGTCGCCATCGCACGTGCCCTGCTCTCTGATGCACCACTCTTACTGCTCGACGACGCGCTGTCGGCGGTGGATACACAGACCGAAACGCAGATTTTGGATCACCTAAGGGATGCCAAACAGGGGCGCAGCATGATTATCGTCAGCCACCGCCTCTCCGCCGTGGTCGACGCCAACCATATTGCGGTACTGAAACACGGCAAGGTAGTAGAAAGCGGCAAGCACCAGGAGCTCATCGAACAAGATGGCTGGTACGCCAGCCAATGGCGCTATCAACAGCTGGAAGCAAGCTTGGAAGAGTGA
- a CDS encoding NAD(P)/FAD-dependent oxidoreductase, which translates to MSSDYDVLILGAGMAGLSCARRLQDAGKKVLVLEKAPSLGGRMACRSTAKGEWDHGAQYFTASDSNFVAQVAEWQQAGCVGEWAGKIQAWDGEYFSQPSTQQRWVGVPSMDAPLHQLVEGIEVLFEIDIDGIRNLDGRWQVLAGEESWQASKLVLTMPADQLAPLLPSDHALATVAASCPMEPCWALLIHSSRPIDLPFDGLFINQGPFTWLARNTSKPGRGSEENWVVHASPEWSREHLALTPDKACALLTRAFGDLFHDMPVDHLPVFKLLQMSAYRWRFASSAMPAAEKPYALSEDGLALAGDWLAGGKVEGAYRSGFALAGALLV; encoded by the coding sequence ATGTCTTCCGATTACGATGTACTTATTCTTGGCGCAGGCATGGCGGGTTTGAGCTGTGCGCGGCGTTTACAGGATGCAGGTAAAAAGGTTTTAGTCTTAGAAAAAGCCCCGAGTTTAGGTGGGCGTATGGCTTGCCGCAGTACGGCAAAAGGCGAGTGGGATCATGGCGCGCAATACTTTACCGCTAGCGATAGCAATTTTGTAGCGCAAGTTGCAGAGTGGCAGCAAGCGGGCTGTGTGGGCGAATGGGCGGGCAAAATTCAGGCATGGGATGGCGAGTATTTTAGCCAGCCAAGCACGCAACAGCGCTGGGTAGGTGTGCCGAGTATGGATGCGCCATTGCACCAGCTAGTTGAAGGCATCGAAGTTTTATTTGAGATTGATATCGACGGCATTCGCAATCTGGATGGCCGCTGGCAAGTGCTAGCAGGTGAGGAAAGCTGGCAAGCGAGTAAGTTAGTGCTGACGATGCCAGCCGATCAGCTTGCGCCACTATTGCCTAGCGATCATGCATTAGCCACCGTCGCCGCATCTTGCCCAATGGAGCCATGCTGGGCGCTGCTGATTCATTCTTCCAGACCCATCGATTTGCCTTTTGATGGCTTGTTTATTAATCAAGGCCCGTTTACTTGGCTGGCAAGAAATACCAGCAAACCAGGCCGTGGTAGTGAAGAGAACTGGGTAGTGCATGCCTCGCCAGAATGGTCACGCGAGCATTTAGCCTTAACGCCAGATAAAGCCTGCGCCCTGTTAACCCGCGCTTTCGGTGATTTATTTCACGATATGCCGGTTGATCATTTGCCGGTATTTAAGTTGCTACAAATGAGTGCCTACCGCTGGCGCTTCGCCAGCAGCGCCATGCCAGCAGCAGAAAAACCTTACGCCCTCAGTGAGGATGGCTTGGCTTTAGCCGGGGATTGGCTGGCAGGCGGCAAAGTAGAAGGCGCTTATCGGTCTGGGTTTGCGTTAGCTGGGGCTTTGTTGGTTTAA
- a CDS encoding DUF6630 family protein codes for MSTTKEQSVKRLFELINLDDLAAVEAQWAAFEEEVANLNDSEDDDETEVIWIIKDVIDWESGFFVDWKDTESFIASIDALVERVDISIDWGVEDTDDDDFLDSISVPDLMEAAYEQLRSQGYTLWNWATEGDCYGGWLAKSADDEEMLSLSEALGVEFRTGDMPF; via the coding sequence ATGAGCACTACAAAGGAACAATCCGTTAAGCGACTTTTTGAACTCATTAACCTTGATGACCTTGCTGCCGTAGAAGCTCAATGGGCCGCCTTTGAGGAAGAAGTCGCTAATTTAAACGATAGTGAAGATGACGATGAAACTGAAGTTATCTGGATTATCAAAGATGTGATCGATTGGGAATCTGGCTTCTTTGTTGATTGGAAAGACACCGAATCATTTATTGCCAGCATAGATGCACTGGTAGAGCGGGTAGATATCAGCATTGATTGGGGTGTTGAAGATACCGATGATGATGATTTTCTAGACAGCATCAGCGTGCCAGATCTGATGGAAGCCGCTTACGAGCAGCTTAGATCGCAAGGCTATACGCTTTGGAACTGGGCTACCGAAGGCGATTGCTACGGTGGCTGGTTGGCAAAAAGCGCGGATGATGAAGAAATGCTGAGTCTTTCTGAGGCGCTGGGAGTGGAGTTTAGAACGGGCGACATGCCATTTTAA
- a CDS encoding glycogen debranching protein, with protein MQLNKIVTGIMLSIASFCALPGLVHAAINTSNLGANYDATAANVLFKVYTSRATRIEVSVYATAYGAQEVGKYVLTKNANNVWSTSIPVNTLKGLGINGTVYYGYRAWGPNWPYSTSWTKGSSVGFISDVDAAGNRFNPNKLLIDPYALEISHDPTNPTWTDDTIYATGATYRNIDSGTKAPKGIVLTTNTQSIGTKPTRAQKDDVIYEVHVRGLTMNDTSIPASLRGTYAGAGLKASYLASLGITAVEFLPVQEIQNDDIDVLPTSTLNDNYWGYMTLNYFSPDRRYSSNKAPGGPTHEFKAMVKAFHDQGIKVYLDVVYNHTGEGGAWSSTDKTVYNLFSFRGLDNPTYYELSTDNQSSYDNTGVGGNYNTHKTVAQDLIIDSLAYWSNTLGVDGFRFDLASVLGNTCESSCYNFDKMDASNALNRITREFTPRPATGGSGVDLIAEPWAIGGNSYQVGGFPLGWSEWNGIFRDTFRKQQNKMGIEPITPGQIALRFTGSPDLYQGNGRKPWHSINFITAHDGFTLKDMYMCNAKNNTQAWPYGPSDGGEDSNNSWDQAGIAPDQRKAARNGFAVNLLSAGTPMITGGDEFMRSVNCNNNPYNLDSNTNWLSYTWTVDQTHFNTFAKRLIAFRKAHPALRPMDFYSSADNNKNGLAQLAWFKPDGGTPDATYFGDARNHALAYRIDGSELGDTASAIYVAYNGWPGLVNFTLPSPGAGKTWYRVMDTSTWNEGANTMMAPGSETLIGGQNIVYGVNARAILLLIAK; from the coding sequence ATGCAATTAAATAAGATTGTTACTGGGATCATGCTATCCATCGCTAGTTTTTGTGCGCTTCCAGGCCTAGTACATGCCGCAATCAATACCTCGAACCTCGGTGCCAACTACGACGCCACTGCCGCCAATGTATTATTCAAAGTCTATACATCACGCGCCACCCGCATCGAAGTGTCGGTGTACGCCACCGCCTACGGTGCGCAAGAAGTCGGCAAATACGTGTTAACCAAGAATGCCAACAATGTCTGGTCGACCAGTATCCCAGTAAACACGCTCAAGGGCTTGGGCATCAACGGCACCGTATATTATGGCTATCGCGCTTGGGGGCCGAATTGGCCATATAGCACCTCTTGGACCAAGGGCAGCAGCGTCGGTTTTATTTCTGATGTCGATGCCGCCGGTAACCGCTTCAACCCAAACAAACTGCTGATCGATCCCTATGCGCTCGAAATTAGCCATGATCCAACCAATCCCACCTGGACCGACGACACCATCTATGCAACTGGCGCGACTTATCGCAATATCGACAGCGGTACTAAAGCTCCAAAGGGCATCGTCTTAACGACCAACACCCAAAGTATCGGCACCAAGCCAACCCGTGCGCAAAAAGACGATGTGATATATGAAGTACATGTGCGCGGCTTAACCATGAACGACACCAGCATCCCAGCCAGCTTACGTGGCACATATGCGGGTGCGGGGTTGAAGGCGTCCTATTTGGCTTCGTTGGGCATCACGGCAGTCGAATTTTTGCCAGTGCAAGAAATCCAAAATGACGACATCGATGTATTGCCAACCTCAACGTTGAACGACAACTACTGGGGCTATATGACCCTAAACTATTTTTCGCCTGATCGCCGCTACTCGTCTAACAAGGCTCCCGGTGGCCCTACCCATGAATTCAAAGCGATGGTCAAGGCTTTTCATGACCAGGGCATCAAGGTCTACCTCGATGTCGTGTACAACCACACAGGCGAAGGCGGCGCATGGAGCAGCACCGACAAGACCGTGTACAACCTATTTTCGTTCCGTGGCCTAGACAATCCGACCTATTATGAATTGAGCACCGACAACCAATCGTCATATGACAATACCGGCGTCGGCGGCAACTACAACACCCACAAAACAGTGGCGCAAGACTTGATCATCGATTCACTCGCCTATTGGAGCAATACGCTTGGTGTTGACGGCTTTCGTTTTGATTTGGCGTCAGTACTCGGCAATACCTGCGAAAGCAGCTGCTACAATTTTGACAAAATGGATGCCAGTAATGCCTTGAACCGTATTACCCGCGAATTCACACCGCGTCCGGCTACTGGTGGCAGCGGTGTCGATTTGATCGCCGAACCTTGGGCGATTGGCGGCAATTCGTATCAAGTCGGCGGTTTTCCACTCGGCTGGTCAGAGTGGAACGGGATTTTCCGCGATACTTTCCGAAAACAGCAAAACAAAATGGGTATCGAGCCAATCACCCCTGGTCAAATCGCCTTACGTTTTACTGGGTCGCCAGATCTGTATCAAGGCAATGGCCGCAAACCTTGGCATTCGATTAACTTCATAACGGCACACGATGGTTTTACTCTCAAAGATATGTATATGTGCAATGCTAAAAACAACACTCAAGCTTGGCCATACGGCCCTTCCGATGGCGGCGAAGACAGCAACAATAGCTGGGATCAAGCCGGCATCGCGCCCGACCAGCGCAAGGCCGCACGCAATGGCTTTGCTGTTAATTTGCTGAGCGCAGGCACACCGATGATTACCGGTGGTGATGAGTTTATGCGCAGCGTCAATTGCAATAACAATCCATATAACTTGGATTCGAACACCAATTGGTTAAGCTACACTTGGACCGTCGATCAAACCCACTTCAATACCTTCGCCAAACGTTTGATCGCATTCCGCAAAGCCCATCCCGCCTTGCGCCCGATGGATTTTTATTCTTCAGCCGACAACAACAAAAATGGCTTAGCGCAATTGGCCTGGTTCAAACCCGATGGCGGCACTCCAGATGCGACCTATTTTGGCGATGCACGCAACCACGCACTGGCTTATCGCATTGATGGCAGCGAACTCGGCGATACCGCTTCGGCAATCTATGTGGCCTACAATGGCTGGCCCGGATTAGTCAACTTCACGCTGCCATCGCCTGGTGCTGGCAAGACTTGGTATCGTGTGATGGATACCTCGACCTGGAACGAAGGTGCCAACACCATGATGGCACCAGGATCGGAAACCTTGATCGGCGGGCAAAACATCGTGTATGGCGTGAATGCCCGAGCGATATTGTTGTTGATTGCCAAGTGA
- a CDS encoding acyltransferase family protein, which translates to MTLIKKMPSSGYIPEIDSLRAIAVLSVILFHFNPLILPGGFSGVDVFFVISGYVVSSSLAKSQHRHFIGFVLQFYSRRIIRIYPALLACLMIVGLLQTLLVPASWLSQSTNSTALYAFAGISNYALIWFNDGYFSPRIEFNAFTHTWSLAVEEQFYLLFPFIFFIWIKHKEQKTFMGRITPYLLPLLFIVSLVYSWHETQSAPNHAYYLLPSRFWELASGAMLFICHQQNKLIIQSKHNSNFAIALGIILIAIGFIYSDPKSFPFPWALLAVSGTLCLITGVANTSGRLASILQFPLLVYIGKISYSLYLWHWPVLVLFRWTTGLDHPSNILAAALATGLCSIFSYHFLERPIRQNIFIHSKRDWQIAGGGISIILLCFISTQHIFKAQPRLSLSVTRDVQNWYPEAWPSASNEQKTAIFSHRKIFVLGDSHAIAYRTMLQKLSDEQGIEVLPYSAAGCPVANLRQTADSQCAEFIEQALRQIEQTAQAGDLIFLASLRMPRLSDQWTTFIEAQVLDSNQKADEHRNQVLAEAENIISRLEKRSLIVMLDAPKPVFKSPPFRCSDWFNASNPICQSGLSIKRSYLQEMSKPAFTTLAALQKNHPKLLIWETFSALCPSETCSAFDQQLPLFFDGDHLSAHGNRVLYPSFLALLRSMWR; encoded by the coding sequence ATGACTTTAATTAAAAAAATGCCCTCTTCAGGCTATATTCCTGAAATAGATAGCCTGCGCGCAATTGCTGTTTTATCAGTTATTTTATTTCATTTTAACCCGCTAATTTTGCCCGGTGGTTTTTCAGGGGTAGATGTTTTTTTTGTGATTTCTGGCTATGTCGTCAGTAGCAGCTTAGCCAAGAGCCAGCATCGTCATTTTATTGGCTTTGTGCTGCAATTTTACTCTAGGCGCATTATCCGTATTTACCCAGCGCTCTTAGCTTGTTTAATGATTGTTGGCCTGCTGCAAACGCTCCTTGTGCCCGCATCATGGCTAAGCCAAAGCACCAATAGTACTGCTTTATATGCCTTTGCTGGCATCAGTAATTATGCGCTGATCTGGTTTAACGATGGCTATTTCTCACCCCGTATTGAGTTTAATGCCTTTACCCATACTTGGTCTTTAGCTGTTGAAGAGCAATTTTATTTATTATTCCCCTTTATATTTTTTATTTGGATAAAACATAAAGAACAAAAAACATTTATGGGGCGCATCACTCCCTATCTATTGCCACTACTATTTATTGTTTCTTTGGTTTATTCTTGGCATGAAACCCAATCGGCTCCAAATCATGCCTATTACCTTCTGCCCAGCCGATTCTGGGAACTAGCCAGTGGCGCTATGCTGTTTATATGCCACCAGCAAAATAAACTAATTATTCAATCAAAACACAACTCAAACTTTGCAATTGCACTGGGTATTATATTAATCGCGATCGGGTTTATATATTCTGACCCAAAATCTTTTCCCTTTCCTTGGGCTCTATTAGCAGTAAGCGGCACTTTATGCCTGATTACTGGCGTTGCTAATACATCAGGCCGCTTAGCAAGCATCTTGCAATTTCCATTACTGGTTTATATCGGCAAAATATCCTATTCACTCTATTTATGGCACTGGCCTGTTTTGGTGCTATTTAGATGGACCACCGGCTTAGATCACCCAAGCAATATACTGGCTGCAGCTCTAGCCACAGGCTTATGTAGTATTTTTTCCTATCACTTTTTAGAGCGCCCAATACGCCAAAATATTTTTATTCATAGCAAACGAGACTGGCAAATTGCAGGGGGAGGGATTTCAATTATTCTGCTCTGCTTTATTTCCACCCAGCATATTTTCAAAGCACAGCCACGGCTTAGTCTAAGCGTGACGCGAGATGTACAAAACTGGTACCCCGAGGCTTGGCCCTCAGCCAGCAACGAACAAAAAACAGCTATTTTTTCCCATCGAAAAATCTTTGTGCTAGGTGATTCGCACGCTATAGCTTACCGCACCATGCTGCAAAAGCTGAGTGATGAGCAAGGTATTGAAGTTTTACCTTACTCGGCAGCAGGCTGCCCTGTCGCCAATTTACGCCAAACAGCAGACTCACAATGCGCAGAATTTATCGAGCAAGCACTCAGACAAATTGAACAGACCGCACAAGCAGGCGATCTGATTTTTTTAGCCTCGCTCAGAATGCCCCGTTTAAGCGATCAATGGACCACCTTTATCGAGGCGCAAGTTTTAGATTCCAACCAAAAAGCAGACGAGCATCGGAATCAGGTTTTGGCAGAAGCAGAGAACATTATTAGTCGCTTAGAAAAACGCTCTTTAATCGTGATGCTGGATGCCCCTAAACCCGTTTTTAAATCCCCGCCCTTTCGCTGCTCAGACTGGTTTAACGCCAGTAATCCCATTTGCCAAAGCGGTCTCAGTATAAAGCGCAGTTATTTACAAGAAATGAGTAAGCCAGCATTCACCACGCTTGCTGCCTTGCAAAAGAATCACCCAAAGCTGCTGATTTGGGAAACTTTCTCCGCCCTTTGCCCATCAGAAACCTGCTCGGCTTTTGATCAGCAATTACCTTTATTTTTTGATGGCGATCATTTAAGTGCCCATGGCAACCGAGTACTCTACCCCTCATTCCTCGCCCTATTGCGTTCAATGTGGAGATAG
- the mnmE gene encoding tRNA uridine-5-carboxymethylaminomethyl(34) synthesis GTPase MnmE, producing MLYTPDTIAAIATAPGRGGVGVIRISGRHLGDIADKLIGKPLTPRYAHFARFKAADGSVVDEGIALYFPGPNSFTGEDVIELQGHGGPIVMQMLLARCIELGARFAEAGEFSKRAFLNDKMDLAQAEAVADLIDAQSTAAAKSALKSLDGAFSREIHVLVDELITLRMLVEATLDFPEEDIDFLEAANAHGKLLELQSQLQRVLGTATQGKLLREGVHIVLIGQPNVGKSSLMNALAGEEIAIVTAIAGTTRDTVRELIQLDGIPAHIIDTAGLRTTTDIVEKIGIERTWAAIAKAELALLLIDSREGITADDQAILDKLPPQLPVLRVFNKIDLTGDVPGIVAENEIHVSAKAGIGLTELRSKLLALVGWHGNDDSVFIARERHLNAIRRAQSHLVTAETAYLQIEIFAEELRLAQNALSEITGQFTSDDLLGVIFSRFCIGK from the coding sequence ATGCTCTACACCCCCGATACCATCGCCGCCATTGCCACCGCCCCAGGGCGAGGTGGTGTGGGCGTTATTCGCATTTCTGGCCGTCATTTAGGCGATATCGCCGATAAGCTGATCGGCAAGCCGCTTACCCCCCGCTATGCTCACTTTGCCCGCTTTAAAGCCGCAGATGGCAGCGTGGTAGATGAAGGGATTGCCCTGTATTTTCCCGGCCCCAACTCTTTTACCGGCGAAGACGTGATTGAGCTGCAAGGCCACGGCGGGCCGATTGTGATGCAAATGCTATTAGCGCGCTGCATTGAGCTGGGTGCTCGCTTTGCCGAAGCTGGGGAGTTCAGCAAACGTGCCTTCTTAAACGATAAAATGGATTTGGCTCAAGCCGAAGCCGTAGCCGATCTAATTGATGCCCAATCTACCGCCGCCGCAAAATCAGCGCTTAAATCACTGGATGGTGCGTTCTCACGCGAAATCCATGTCTTGGTCGACGAGCTGATCACACTACGTATGCTAGTAGAAGCCACACTCGATTTTCCCGAAGAAGATATCGATTTTCTAGAAGCCGCCAATGCTCACGGCAAGTTGCTAGAGCTACAAAGCCAGCTGCAGCGGGTACTTGGCACTGCCACCCAAGGCAAATTGCTGCGTGAAGGCGTGCATATCGTGCTCATTGGCCAGCCCAATGTCGGTAAAAGTAGCCTAATGAATGCGTTAGCAGGTGAAGAAATAGCCATTGTTACCGCCATTGCTGGCACCACCCGCGATACGGTACGAGAGCTGATCCAGCTTGATGGCATACCCGCGCATATTATTGACACCGCAGGCCTACGGACCACCACAGATATCGTAGAAAAAATCGGTATCGAGCGAACTTGGGCAGCCATTGCCAAGGCAGAACTCGCCCTGCTCCTTATCGATAGCCGCGAAGGCATCACCGCAGACGATCAAGCCATCTTGGATAAACTGCCACCTCAGCTGCCCGTGCTACGGGTATTTAACAAAATTGATCTAACCGGCGATGTACCCGGCATCGTGGCCGAGAATGAAATCCACGTTTCGGCCAAAGCAGGCATTGGTTTAACTGAGCTGCGCAGCAAGCTGCTCGCCTTGGTTGGCTGGCATGGCAATGACGACAGCGTGTTTATCGCCAGAGAACGCCACCTTAACGCCATCCGCCGCGCCCAAAGCCATCTTGTAACGGCAGAAACTGCCTATCTGCAAATCGAAATCTTTGCAGAGGAATTGCGCCTTGCGCAAAACGCGCTCAGCGAAATTACTGGGCAATTTACTTCTGATGACTTACTTGGGGTGATTTTTAGCCGTTTTTGTATTGGAAAGTAA